In the genome of Bradyrhizobium ottawaense, the window TAGTCTACATCAAGGGCGGCGCAGCTTGGGCCGATTCCAGCATCGGCATCAACCAGTCCTTTGCCGTTACATCGAACTTGGGGGCTGGCTTTGCTGCTAACGGTGCTGCCGATGGCCGAGCGACCAAGAACATATTTGGCGGCACATTGGGTGCGGGCATCGAGTATGCCTTCCTGCCCGGCTGGTCAGCCAAAGTTGAGTATGACTACTTCGATTTCGGCAGGCAAGACGTAAAGCTGCCGGTTTCGGTAGTCGAGAACACGGCGATTGGTGATGAACCTAGTAACACCGAGAATATCCGTTCAGAAACTTCAGACCTCGCTGCAGGCGAAAGCTAAGGCTGAACCAGATTATCGATTCTACTCTCTTTGGGACAAAATCTGCAGACTGGATGTGCTGGAGGAAGCCTACAGGCGCTGCCGAGCAAACCGGGGGTCGCCGGGGGCGGATGGCATCACATTTGCTCAGATCGAAACCGAGGGACGCGAACGATGGCTGGAAAATGTCAGACAGGAGCTGACGGCGGGTGACTACCGACCGCAGCCCCTTCTGAGGGTATGGATACCGAAGAGCAATGGCGGACGCCGACCGCTCAGCATTCCAACCGTAAAAGACCGAACGGTCATGACGGCGGCGATGCTGGTGATCGGCGCCATCTTCGAAGCGGACCTGCTGGAGAACCAGTATGGCTTCCGCCCGAAGGTGGACGCCAAGATGGCAGTGCGCCGCGTGTTCTGGCACATCAGAGATCATCGGCGATCAGAGATCGTCGATGCGGACCTGAGGGATTACTTCACCTCGATTCCGCATGCACCACTGATGAAATGCCTCACACGCAGGATCGCCGATGGTCGGCTTCTTTCGATGATCAAAGGCTGGCTGACAGTCGCGGTTATCGAGAAGGACGGCCGGCGGATCACAAGGACGGCGGAGGCTCGGACGAAGAAAAGAGGAACTCCACAAGGCTCACCTTTGAGCCCGTTGTTGGCGAATCTCTACTTTCGTCGGTTTCTGCTGGCTTGGCGCAAACACGGACACCAAGATCAACTCGATGCGCATATCGTGAATTACGCGGATGACTTCGTGATCTGCTGTCGCCCCGGTTCGTCCGAGACGGCAATGGCGCGG includes:
- the ltrA gene encoding group II intron reverse transcriptase/maturase; amino-acid sequence: MNLVTPRISVQKLQTSLQAKAKAEPDYRFYSLWDKICRLDVLEEAYRRCRANRGSPGADGITFAQIETEGRERWLENVRQELTAGDYRPQPLLRVWIPKSNGGRRPLSIPTVKDRTVMTAAMLVIGAIFEADLLENQYGFRPKVDAKMAVRRVFWHIRDHRRSEIVDADLRDYFTSIPHAPLMKCLTRRIADGRLLSMIKGWLTVAVIEKDGRRITRTAEARTKKRGTPQGSPLSPLLANLYFRRFLLAWRKHGHQDQLDAHIVNYADDFVICCRPGSSETAMARMQTLMNRLGLEVNDTKTRLARVPEDSVTFLGYTIGRFYGKGGQAFLGTRPSKKAVRRLLRQVHDRTTRQWYPDSPENTVAVINRFLRGWCGYFDQGPVVETYNLIRQYVDRRLRHWLVQRTGARGRGFNRYSQEYLHETLGLYRLPRARADVPRAKA